In Coregonus clupeaformis isolate EN_2021a chromosome 15, ASM2061545v1, whole genome shotgun sequence, one genomic interval encodes:
- the LOC123492683 gene encoding epididymis-specific alpha-mannosidase-like → MELTALNRLQAHVCLSEINQLFSLSSGFYWNGVALFPDPPKNGIYPNMSLPVTKETLYSYAKTMVQNIQQRAAWFRTNHVLWPWGCDKQFYNSSVQFDNMDPLVEYINQNSKEFGVTVQYATLSEYFQAVHQSNLTWDMRGSEDFLPYSTEPFQAWTGFYASRNVLKGIARRASSHLHAAETLFTRYRVSYPDGPVPKEEALKKLKALRWAVSEVQHHDGITGTESPKVADMYIEHLTQAMMGVEELLAALFLLPQALGTASNSEAFYRQDSQSKGSHQDQEQHIIVYNPLAWNTTTIINVTVTFPMATVFDDQGQAVPAQTQSSADSNKTYDLFIVVDLGGLQHRKYLIKFSEKPGEEGLVTHRAWVVSFNRRNVSQWLKTERRLLPVLNECYKIMLDQDTNLLHSITDRHEKRTVRMSQDFWEYQVNGNVSAGPISDNYIFSANGSAVRAYKAVKMEIVPGKIITEIRQYFYREEADEDYTYSVTTRVPQGFPRGRLCFRLEQSYSLGPLVVNTEAVLRTRTSLKNNRTLFTDDNGYQMMKRPSRTFVHNNVARNYYPMVRTAYIEDDSSRLFLLSERAHGASSQREGELEVMLHRRLWNNQEWNLGYNLTLNDSSVVRPVLWMTLSSLTANSSLYQREAIELQHRPVVMPIDRPQKAWRKEPRTRSPLRPVVLPDNLHLLTFSVPGWVYSSNHTLHLHNIETGTPGSTQPDYDRVLLRIMHLYEKGEDPVLSQPATINMKEVLRGMGEVGAVEERSLTGTWDISDLQRWKWKTSEDPGRGERLGVKRSSIGVRGDFNVTISPKEIRTFFIYFK, encoded by the exons atggagctcact GCTCTTAATAGATTACAAGCACATGTTTGTCTCAGTGAAATTAATCAGTTGTTCTCTCTCAGCTCTGGTTTCTATTGGAATGGCGTGGCCCTGTTCCCTGACCCCCCTAAAAATGGCATCTACCCCAACATGAGCCTGCCTGTCACCAAAGAGACGCTGTACTCCTATGCCAAGACCATGGTGCAGAACATCCAGCAGAGGGCAGCGTGGTTCAGGACAAACCATGTCCTCTGGCCCTGG GGTTGTGACAAGCAGTTCTACAACTCATCTGTGCAGTTTGACAACATGGATCCCTTAGTGGAATACATCAACCAGAACAGCAAGGAGTTTGGAGTGACAGTCCAGTACGCCACTCTCAGCGAGTACTTCCAGGCTGTCCACCAATCAAATCTCACGTGGGATATGAGGGGAAGTGAGGACTTCCTTCCTTACTCCACTG AACCTTTCCAGGCATGGACTGGGTTCTATGCCTCCCGGAATGTTCTGAAGGGGATAGCCAGGAGAGCTAGTTCGCATTTGCATGCTGCAGAGACTCTATTCACCCGGTACCGGGTCAGCTACCCAGATGGACCGGTCCCTAAAGAAGAGGCCCTGAAGAAACTGAAGGCCCTCCGCTGGGCTGTCTCTGAG GTGCAGCACCATGACGGGATCACAGGGACAGAGTCTCCCAAGGTGGCTGACATGTACATAGAGCACCTGACCCAGGCTATGATGGGAGTAGAGGAACTCCTGGCTGCCCTCTTCCTCCTACCCCAGGCCCTGGGCACCGCTAGCAACTCTGAAGCCTTCTATAGACAAGACTCTCAGAGCAAGG GCTCCCATCAGGACCAGGAACAGCACATCATTGTATACAACCCCCTGGCatggaacaccaccaccatcatcaacgTCACGGTAACCTTCCCCATGGCAACGGTGTTTGACGACCAAGGACAGGCCGTGCCTGCGCAG ACCCAGAGTTCAGCTGACTCCAACAAGACCTATGACCTGTTCATCGTGGTGGACCTTGGGGGTCTCCAACACAGGAAGTACCTCATCAAGTTCTCAGAGAAGCCGGGTGAAGAGGGCCTCGTGACCCACCGTGCCTGGGTCGTGTCGTTCAATAGACGAAATGTTTCACAGTGGTTGAAGACAGAAAGGAGACTCTTACCGGTTCTGAATGAATGTTATAAGATCATGTTGGACCAGGATACTAACCTACTGCATAGCATCACCGACAG GCATGAGAAGAGAACGGTGAGAATGAGTCAGGATTTCTGGGAGTACCAGGTCAATGGGAATGTCAGCGCAGGGCCCATCTCTGATAACTACATCTTCAGTGCTAACGGCTCTGCAGTGAGGGCATACAAGGCCGTCAAGATGGAGATTGTCCCTGGGAAGATCATCACTGAGATCAGACAGTACTTCTACAG GGAGGAAGCGGATGAGGACTACACCTACTCGGTCACCACCAGAGTCCCACAGGGTTTCCCCAGGGGCAGGCTGTGTTTCAGGCTGGAGCAGAGCTACTCGCTGGGCCCCCTGGTGGTCAACACCGAGGCTGTCCTCAGGACCAGGACCAGCCTGAAGAACAACAGGACTCTGTTCACTGACGACAATGGGTACCAGATGATGAAGAGGCCTTCCAGGACGTTCGTCCATAATAATGTTGCCAGA AACTATTACCCCATGGTTCGAACGGCCTACATTGAAGATGACTCTAGCAGACTGTTCCTCCTCAGTGAGAGAGCTCATGGTGCCTCCagccagagggagggagagctggag GTGATGCTCCACCGACGTCTGTGGAACAACCAGGAGTGGAACCTGGGTTATAACCTGACCCTGAACGACAGCTCGGTGGTGAGGCCTGTCCTGTGGATGACACTGAGCTCCCTGACTGCTAACTCCTCTCTCTACCAGAGGGAGGCGATAGAGCTGCAGCATAGACCTGTGGTCATGCCCATCGACAGGCCAC AGAAGGCCTGGAGGAAGGAGCCTCGGACCAGATCTCCGCTTCGCCCCGTGGTCCTGCCTGACAACCTCCACCTGCTGACATTCAGTGTCCCGGGCTGGGTCTACAGCTCCAACCACACCCTGCACCTCCACAACATAGAGACAGGTACCCCTGGATCCACACAGCCGGACTACGATCGGGTCCTACTGAGGATCATGCATCTGTATGAGAAGGGGGAAGACCCGGTTCTCTCTCAGCCGGCTACAATTAACATGAAG GAAGTGCTGCGGGGCATGGGAGAAGTGGGAGCGGTGGAGGAGCGCTCTCTCACAGGAACCTGGGATATCTCCGACCTCCAGAGGTGGAAGTGGAAGACTTCAGAAGACCCAGGGAGAGGTGAGAGGCTTG GGGTCAAGAGGTCAAGTATTGGTGTGAGAGGTGATTTCAATGTGACCATATCACCCAAAGAAATCAGGACCTTCTTCATTTACTTCAAGTAG